The Candidatus Komeilibacteria bacterium CG_4_10_14_0_2_um_filter_37_10 genome includes the window AAATCAAATACGTTTTTTTGTTCAACTGTAATTTGTGGATAATTTTCCAAATTTTTTTTGGCTATTTTTACTGTCTGTTCATCCAAATCTATAGCTAAACCAGAAAATCCCTTTTGCGCGTAGTGGAGCGATATGTCACCGATACCACAACCAACATCAAGAAAGGGGCTAGTAAATTTTTCCAGTTCACTAAACTGATCAATGAGTATTAGTAGATATTTTTTTAGGGGTTTGAAGTTAGCCATGAATTGAGGGAAAGAATTATTTTCTAATTAGAAATTTAAACATCTCTTTTAAGGTAGCCAATCCATACTTTATACTACGTTGCCAGTTAATACTAGAAGCCTCGGCAAAGTAACGTACTGGTACGGGGATTTCTCCAATTCGATAACCTTTTTTAATAATCGCAAACAACATTTGACTATCAAAGACAAAATCTTCGGAGAATTGATGGTAATTAATCGACTTCAGCACCTCCTTGGTATAAGCTCGCATGCCAGTATGCCATTCGGATAAATTTTGACCACTGACGATATTCTCACCAAAAGACAACAGTCTATTAAAGTAATATTTATAAGGGGGCATACCGCCAGCTAAGGCTTCGCGGCGTGTGCGTATGCGCGAACCCAGCATGACATCAAAATATTTATCGCCAATTAATTCGACAAAATATTTGATTAATTTTGGGTCATATTGATAATCGGGGTGCAGCATCACTACAATATCCGCACCATGTTCTAGGGCTGTATCATAACAAGTTTTTTGGTTGCCACCATAACCACGGTTTAAATGATGCTGTTTAATAGTTAAGCCCAATGCTGCTGCGGCTTCAATCGTTTCGTCTTTACTACAATCGTCAACTAAAATAATTTCCTGCACATAATCATGAGGAATATCTTGAACTGTTTGTGTTAGTGTTTTCGCCGCATTATAAGCTGGTAAAACTACAATAGTTTTTAACATGAAATAAGCTAAATAATAATACGGCCCTCGCTGACTATTATTTTAGCATATTTTTACTGATTAGCCTAACCAAAAAAAGACTCTAAAAAATTAATTTCTCGAGTCTATTTGTTAGTGAATTATGGAGTCTTTTTACTAATTTTTTTAAATAAAATGTAGGAGTAAACAATAACACTGATAATAGTAATACCAACCAAAATCAGGATGGCAATAATAGACCACCGATTAGCTACTAGCGGTGTAATGAGAAAGAGTACCCCGGCAATGATAAAAGCCCAACCACCGACACGATGAGTTTTATTCCAAACTTCTTCATTGGCCAAAGTCCAAGGAGTTCTGATACCGATGAACCAATTTTGTTTAATCTTGCCCAAATAGTTGCCGATAAAAATAAATAATAAACCAACCATGATCGGTACGACAACATTGATGGGTAAATTATAACCAATACCAACCAAGCTAGAGATAAAATACAATATTACAAAGAAAGCAACCAATACCAGTTTAAAACGTAAATATACAGGTACGAATTCTTCATAGCGATCACGTTTAGGATCTAATTTTGGTAAAAAATTAAATAGTAAATAGAGCACGATGATGAGCGCCGGGAAAAAGAAAGCAGCAAAAGCTTTGGCTGAATAGCCATCAGCCTCGCCAGCAAAATTCCAATGGGTTGGTACGCGCTCCGGGAAGTGTTGATAAAAATACAAACTCGCAACAGTAGCCAAGGCAATAAGTATAATTGCCGGCCATTCTTTTTTGATGTTGAATTTGGTCATCATAAATTTTATTTTTTAAAATGAATAAAGTATTCATTAATGATTTGTTCCACAACGCTAAGATTTAGTGAATAAATTTGTTTCTGTCCATCACGACGAACGCTAACTAATCCAGCGTGTTTTAAGGAGGAGAGGTGGTGTGAAAGAGTGGCGAAAGTCATAGTAAAATGGTTGTTTAATTCACCAGCCGAAAGGTCACTTTTCTGTAGGTATTGCAGAATATCGCGCCTAGTTGGGTCAGAAAGCGCCCGAAATGTTTCATTGATACTCATAATTTATATATTTAGATATCTATCTAAATAATACCACTAACACCGGGAGTTGACAACTCCCGGTGTTAGTCATACTTTTATATTAGACAGGGTTATAAATAATTAATCTTGTTTTTTTATGCCTAAAATTGATAGAAGAATTAATCCCGGGTCATTTCATCATGTTTTTAATAGAGCAGTGGACAAACAAACGATATTTTATACTGACAAGGACTATAAATATTTTTTTGAAAAAATAGAATTTTATAAAATCAAGACAAAAATTGAAATATTAGCTTATGTGGTCTTGCCTAATCATTGGCATTTTTTGATCAAGGAACCAGAATCAACTCCCGGAGTTGGCAACCCCCGGTGTTCAGCCTTAATTAGATTTGTTTCTAATTTAACCAATTCCTATGCCAAACATTATAATTCCATGCATGATCGAACTGGTGTCGTATTTCAAGGTAGGGTAAAAACAAAGCTAATTGATAATGATTCGTACTTGCAAACACTGATAAATTATATTAACTTAAACCCAATTAAGCATAAGATTGTTAAGAATATTAATGATTGGGACTATACATCACATCACGAATATATATATGCCCAAAGTCATAATTTAGTAAGTGATAGTTATCTGATTGACTGTTCGCAATATAGAAGAGAAATAAAGTATTATATAAAAAATATTAGCGAAATGTCTGAAGTTTTGAATAAATACTTGGTTTAACTCCCGGCGTTGGAAATTGCTATTGACCATTTTTGATTAATGTTGTATGATTTACTCAGATGGCCGTAAGGCTGTTTTAAAAAACTTAAATTATCAATTTTAACGAAAATATGAATCAATTAATTCAATATTTAAAGGATAGTAGAGCAGAATTAAGAAAAGTAGCTTGGCCGACCAAGCAAGAAACAATAAAACACACTTTGTTAGTAATTGGTGTTTCTTTGGGTATGGCTGTTATTTTGGGAGCTGCTGATTTTCTATTTACCTATTTATTTGAGTATTTTATCAGTAAATAAAATAATAAAATAAAATATTATGCCTAAGCAAACACAACAACAAGGCCGACGCTGGTATGTCTTACATACCTATTCTGGTTATG containing:
- a CDS encoding ArsR family transcriptional regulator, whose protein sequence is MSINETFRALSDPTRRDILQYLQKSDLSAGELNNHFTMTFATLSHHLSSLKHAGLVSVRRDGQKQIYSLNLSVVEQIINEYFIHFKK
- a CDS encoding glycosyl transferase family 2 → MLKTIVVLPAYNAAKTLTQTVQDIPHDYVQEIILVDDCSKDETIEAAAALGLTIKQHHLNRGYGGNQKTCYDTALEHGADIVVMLHPDYQYDPKLIKYFVELIGDKYFDVMLGSRIRTRREALAGGMPPYKYYFNRLLSFGENIVSGQNLSEWHTGMRAYTKEVLKSINYHQFSEDFVFDSQMLFAIIKKGYRIGEIPVPVRYFAEASSINWQRSIKYGLATLKEMFKFLIRK
- a CDS encoding preprotein translocase subunit SecE encodes the protein MNQLIQYLKDSRAELRKVAWPTKQETIKHTLLVIGVSLGMAVILGAADFLFTYLFEYFISK